The genomic region ACTCGACGACGGCGAGCTGGCCGCCGGTGAGCGCCACCACCACCCAGGCCTTGCCGGGCTGGGCGGAGGTGATGCCGGTGGCGTCGGGGCCGAGCGCCGGGATGGCCACCATGGAGAGGATCACGCTGCCCGGGGCGACCGCGTCGGAGAGGTCCACGCCGGGGTAGGCCACCGAGGCGTCGCCGGAGATCCGGTTCTCCTCGTCCCAGGTGGTGACGAGCTGCACCAGGGTCGAGCCGGCGCCGGCCGCGACGAGCAGGTCCGAGCCGCCGTCCTGCAGCGAGGTGGAGGCGAGGAAGGTGGGCCGGGGCGCGGTGGCGATGACCAGCGGGAAGACCACGCCGGGGCCGACGACCGCCGACTCGGTGACCGGGTCGATGATCTGCAGCTCGTCCCCGCGGGAGGAGGCCACCGCGAAGTAGGTCTGCAGCGTCCCCGGGTGCGCGCGGGTGACGCCCTGGAAGGCGACCACCGCGGCCGGGCCGGAGAAGCGGGCCCCCACGGTGACGGAGCTGCTGCCGCAGCCGGAGAGGGCCAGGAGGCCCGCGGCGCCGAGCGCCGCGAGCCGGGCGAGGCGGCTCATCGCTCCCTCCCGATCCGCTTCACCACCCGCGCGGCGCCGGGGTGATCGGGATCGAGCTCCACCACGCTCACGTAGCCGCGGTCGAAGGAGCCGACGTAGATCCGGTCGCAGGCGGCGACGGGCGCGCTGCCGCCGGCGCAGGCCACGTTCGGGCGCTGCTCGACGGCCATGCCGAAGGGCTGCTTGCCGAGCTCGGGCGTGCCGGTGGAGGAGAGGGCGAAGGTGCGGACCACCGTGCCGGTGTCGTCGTCGTAGAGGGTCATGCTGTCGTCGTCGGGGCTGGTCACGGCCACGAGGTCGCCCTTCCCGGCGCGCGCCGGCAGGACCTTCACCTGCGTCGAGCCGCGGTCGAGGGGGACGACGCGCGTGACGCGGGCGCTCGGGTCGCCGTAGGGCTGCTCGGTGAGCTCCACCACGGCGAGCGCGCCGGCCACGTCGTCGGTGGGCCGGGCGCCGGTGGAGGAGGCGGTGTCGGCGTCGTAGAGGCGGAGCGCGACGTAGGCGAGGCGGCTCGCGCCGGCGCGGGGGTTCGAGAGCGCGATGCCGCGCGTCTCGGCGCCGCGCACGAGATCGTAGAGGTTCACCGCCGACACCGCGTCGTCGGAGTAGAGATCCACCCAGCGGATGGGGGCGTCCCCCACCGCGGCGAAGCCCGAGGTGACGTAGAGCCGGCCCATCACCGCGTCGTAGGTGGAGGAGAAGGTGAACGAGGTCCCGAGCGAGATCCGGGTCTGCGTGGTCGGGCTCTCGAGCGCCACCTCGGTGAGGTAGCCGTCGTAGGCGGAGGCCCGCAGGAAGCTGACGAAGGCCGACTGCTGCGTCACCCCGTCCACGACGCGGCAGGCGAGCGTCACGCCGTACGGGTCCGCGAGCGCGATCTGGTTCGCGTCGGGGGCGA from Anaeromyxobacter paludicola harbors:
- a CDS encoding YncE family protein; this encodes MLGLLLAAGCGESVRAVAPPTSQFYFPTGLSLAKLSNGKTALLVVSSNFDLNYDLNEGGTLIAVDPDASGDTRADPNAALAILGSARIGSMGGEVVVADAQSCPGWTPPSGVPPAQVLVPSRNQNALYRVTLDEDTGALACGEGCKVALDVAPDANQIALADPYGVTLACRVVDGVTQQSAFVSFLRASAYDGYLTEVALESPTTQTRISLGTSFTFSSTYDAVMGRLYVTSGFAAVGDAPIRWVDLYSDDAVSAVNLYDLVRGAETRGIALSNPRAGASRLAYVALRLYDADTASSTGARPTDDVAGALAVVELTEQPYGDPSARVTRVVPLDRGSTQVKVLPARAGKGDLVAVTSPDDDSMTLYDDDTGTVVRTFALSSTGTPELGKQPFGMAVEQRPNVACAGGSAPVAACDRIYVGSFDRGYVSVVELDPDHPGAARVVKRIGRER